From Cryobacterium sp. GrIS_2_6:
CGTCTTCAACGACTCCTACGGAACCGGCCTCCGCGACTTCACGCAGGCCAGCGTCGAAGCCTCCGGCGGAACCATCGTCTACGGCGGCAAGGGCAACGGCCAGGAATTCCCCCCCGGCCAGACTACGTTCTCGTCCGAGGTGACCGCCGCGAAGGCGACCAACCCTGACGCGATCGTCATCCTCGCCTTCGACGAGACCAAGTCGATCATCCCCGAGCTCAAGGCTCAGGGCGTCGACCTCTCCAAGGTCTACCTGTCCGACGGCAACACCGCCGACTACAGCAAGGACTTCGAAGCCGGCACGCTGACCAGCGCACAGGGCACGATCCCTGGCGCATACCCGGCAGATGACTTCAAGGCCAAGCTCGTCTCCTGGTACAAGGACACCCAGAACGCAGCTCTCGGAGACTTCTCCTACGCTCCTGAGGCCTACGACGCGACCACCCTCTCCGCCCTCGCGGCCCTGAAGGCCAAGTCCACCGTCTCCGCCGACATCCAGGCGCAGCTCGCGGCCGTTTCCGGCGCGAGTGGCAAGGGCACCAAGTGCAAGAGCTACGCCGAGTGTGCACCGCTCGTCACCGCCGGAACGGACATCCAGTACGTCGGACAGTCCGGCGTCGGCCCGTTCAACTCGCACAACGAGCCGTCGAGCGCCTTCATCGGCATCTACAAGTTCGACAAGGACAACAAGCCGGTCTGGCAGTCCGCCATCGAAGGACAGACCTCCTACTAGCAGGAGAGTGCTGATCGTCGGCTGAGGCCGCACGAACACAGGGAGCGGGGTCGGGCGAAAGCCCGGCCCCGCTCTTTCGTGCGCCCGCCCCCGTGCCGTGCGCGGCAGCATCCGCTCGCGTGCTAGTGCCGGTCGCGCCCGCGCCGGTTTCGGCAGCCCGCCGTTGCGGTAGCGGGCTGCGCAGACGGGCGCGGTGGCGGATGCCGCCGGGGACGCAAAAAGGCCCGTACCGGCCCCCAGGGGGCTGGCACGGGCCTCTCGGCGGTGCGGACGGGTCAGGCGATGCTGACGGGCTTCTCGTCCTTCTCGGCGTCAACGTCCTTGGCGAGGGTGCCGAGGTAGAGCTCGATGACCTTGGGGTCGTCGGCGAGCTCGCGGCCGGTGCCTGTGTAGGCGTTGCGGCCCTGGTCGAGCACGTAACCGCGGTCGCAGATCTGCAGGCACCGGCGCGCGTTCTGCTCGACCATCACGATCGTCACGCCGGTCTTGTTGATGCGGCGGGTGCGGATGAAGGTCTCGTCCTGACGCACAGGGGACAGGCCGGCGGACGGTTCGTCGAGGAGCAGCACGGACGGGTCCATCATGAGCGCACGCGCCATCGCGACCGACTGGCGTTCACCACCGGAGAGCGAACCGGCGCGCTGGGTGCGGCGGTCGGCGAGGGCGGGGAACAGGTCGAAGATCGCGTCGAGACGCTCGACGAGCAGCTTGGGCCGCAGGTAGAGGCCCATCTGCAGGTTCTCCTCGATCGTGAGGGAGGGGAACACGTTGTTGTTCTGGGGGACGAAGCCGACGCCGGCCTGCACGAGGCGGTTCGCCTTGAAACCGGTGATGTCTTCGCCCTTGAGCGTGACGCTGCCGCTGCGGACGGACACCAGTCCGAACAGTGCCTTGAGCAGCGTGGACTTGCCCGCGCCGTTCGGACCGATGATTCCGATGAGCTCACCGGGGTAGACATCCAGGTTGCAGCCGTTGAGGATATTGACCCCGGGAACATAGCCGGCGACGAGATCCGTCGCCTGCAGGACCGGAGCGGGAGAGCCTGTGGGTACAACCATGACTACGCGTCGCCTTCCGTGCGGTTTTCGAGTTCGACCTCTTTGGCCAGTTCCTCCGCGACTTCGTCCGTGAGGAGCGAGTCATCGCCGAGGTCGGTGTCGTGGTGCGCGCCGAGGTAGGCGTCGATCACGGCCTGGTCGTCCATGACGGTGGCCGACGGGCCCTCCGCAACAACCTTGCCCTCGGCCATCACGACGACCCAGTCGGAGATGTGCCGCACCATGTGCATGTCGTGCTCGACGAACAGGACGGTCATGCCCTCGTCGCGGAGTGACTTGATGTGCCCGAGCAGCGACTGGGTGAGTGCGGGGTTGACCCCGGCCATCGGCTCATCGAGCATGATCATGGTCGGTTCGCTCATGAGTGCCCGCGCCATCTCGAGGAGCTTCTTCTGGCCGCCGGAGAGGCTCCCGGCCATGTCGTTCTTCTTCTCGAGAAGCTTGAAGCGCTGCAGGAGGTCCTCGGCCTGCGCCGTGATCTCCCGTTCGCGCGCCGCCCAGAGCGGCTTGATCACCGCGGCGAAGAGGTTTTCGCCGGGCTGGTCCTTCGCGCCGAGGAGCATGTTCTCGAGCACGGTGAGCCTGCTGAGCGCCTTGGTGAGCTGGAAGGTGCGCACCATGCCGCGCTGGGCGACCTTCGCTGCACCCATGTTGTTGACCGAACGCCCGTTGAACATCGAGCGGGCGGCGTGGTCGGACTTCGGCCCGCCGATGAGGCGCGGGGCGGAGCTCGGCTTGTCGAAGCCCGTGATCAGGTTGAAGAACGTGGTCTTGCCCGCGCCGTTCGGGCCGATCAGGGCCGTGATGATTCCGCGCTGCACCTCGAGGTGCGGCACGTTGACGGCGGTCATGCCGCCGAACTGGCGCACGATGTTGTCGACGACCAGGATCGGGTCGGGCTTGGGGACGCCGGGGAGGGGGGAGACGGCGGCGACGCTCGCGGTGGCGGCGGCAGCAGCAGCTGTCGGGGCGGCGGTGACTCCGAGATCAGTTGACATTGAAGCTCAGCTCCTTCTTGTTACCGAGTACACCCTGGGGTCTGAAGATCACCACGAGCATGAGCACCACACCGATCAGGATCCAGGAGAACTGTTCCGCCTGCTGGCCGTTCATGATGCTGTCCGGCACGAACTGGCCGGCGACGCCCTGCACGAACAGGCGCAGGGCGAAGAAGATGATCGAGCCGAGCACGGGCCCGAACACGGTCGCGGCGCCGCCGAGCAGCAGTGCGGTCCACACGAAGAACGTCATCGAGCGTCCCATGCTGTCCGCTTGAACGGATGCCGGCAGCACGTAGATGATGCCGCCGAGCGCTCCGATGGTGCCGCCGAGGATGAGCGCCTGCATCTTGTAGCTGTAGACGTTCTTGCCGAGGCTGCGGATCGCATCCTCGTCTTCCCGGATGCCGCGGAGCACGCGACCCCAGGGGCTCCGCATCAGCAGGAACACGAAGAGGCAGAGGATCCCGACGATGGACCACGCCACCAGGCGGATCCACCAGCCGTTGGAGCCGGTGTTGTCGTAGGTGAACGGGCCGAGGGTGGTCTGGCCGTCGCCGAGGAAGGAGAGGTCGGTGAACGGGCCGCGGTAGCTCTGACCGGTGAGACCGTTCGAGCCGCCGGTGATGTCGGTGAGGAGCGACGAGCGCCCGATCATCCGCACGATCTCTGCGGCCGAGATCGTGACGATCGCGAGGTAGTCACCGCGCAGCTTCAGCGTCGGAACGCCGAGGATGAGTGCGAATACCGCCGCGGCGACGAGTGCGATCAGCACGGCCGGGAACAGTGGGATCCCCGCGACGATGGAGATGGCGAAGGCGTATGCGCCGACGAGCATGAACCCGGCTTGGCCCATGTTGAGCAGGCCGGTGTAGCCGAAGTGGATGTTGAGTCCGATGGCGGCGATGGCGAGTGCTGCCGTCGATGGTGAGAAGGCGGAGGCGGCAATCGCCGTCAGGGTCGTCAGAAATTCATTCACGGTCTTGTCCTTCCTAACCGATGCGCTCTCGGCGCCCGAAAATGCCTTGTGGCCTGACGAGCAGGACGAGGATGAGAATGAGCAGTGCCGTGGCGTACTTGAAGTCGCCGGGGAGCACGAGGTTCGTGAGCTCGACGACCATGCCGATGATCATCGCGCCGGCGAGGGCGCCGAACGCGGTGCCGAGGCCGCCGAGGGTGACCGCGGCGAACATCAGCAGCAGCAGCTGCAGGCCGGTCTGCCAGTTCACGCCGTTGAGCACGAGGCCGAGCATCACTCCTGCGAGTCCGGCGAGTCCGGCGGAGGCCGTCCAGACCAGGCGGATGATGGCGTCGACGTCGATCCCTGAGGCCGCGGCGAGCGAGGGGTTGTCCGAAACAGCGCGGGTGGCCCGGCCGATCCGGGACCGGAGCAGGAACAGCCCGACGAGGATGATGACCGCAACGGCGATGCCCATCGCCCAGAGCGACTGCACAGAGAGGGTGATCGGGCCGATTTCGACGGTGACCGGGTTGGCCTTGTCGATCCGGACGGTCTTGGCCCCGATGAAGAACTGGAACGCGTACTGCAGCGCGATCGAGAGCCCGATGGTCACGATCATCAGCTGGGTGTTCGGCAGGCCGCGCTTGCGCAGTGGCTTCCAGATCAGCGCGTCCTGGAAGTATCCGGTCGCCGCGCAGACCGCGACGGTGAGGAAGGCGGCGAGGAAGAGGTTGAGACCGAGCTGGTTGGCGAGCACGAATGCCAGCAGGCCGCCGAGGGTCACCTGCTCGCCGTGGGCGAAGTTGCTCAGCCCGGTCGTCCCGTAGATCAGCGAGAGGCCGACGGAGGCGAGGGCGAGCAGCAACCCGAGGCGGATGCCCGACGCGGCCTGCTGGAGGAAGCGCTCCCACGTGACGGAGCCGCTCGTCGCGGAGTCACCCGTCGAAGGGGCAGAGGTCGAGATGCCGGTGCTTTCCCCGCTGACCAGCTTGAAGATGGTGCCGGCGTTGCGACCCAGACCGCCGTTGACGGTTGCCGGGTTGGCGATGCTCGGGTCGAGAGTGTTCCCGCTCGGCAGGCTCGTGGCGTCGAGGGTGACGGTGGATGGACCTGCGACCGTGATGGCCACGCCCCACTTGCCCGCGGCATCCGTCACGAGGTTCTCGGTCGTGTCACCGTTCGTGACCGTGAGCCTCACGCCGACGGCGGGGTCGCCGTTGCCCTGCTTGATCGTGCCCTGGATGCAGCCTGTGGTGGCATCGGCCACACATGCCGTTGTCGGGACGGCCGTCGCCGCGGATGCACTCGTCGCGCCGAGGCCCATCAGGCCCAGACTGGCGACTCCGATGAGCAGGAGACCGGCGAGCATCCGCCGGGACGACAGGAGGCCTGCCGTACGCGTTCGCTGCATGAATGGTGTCAAAACGTAACCTCCGTGAACGGGCGGGGCCTTGGGGTGGTCGAGGGGAAAAAACTCGGGTGAACCGGCCCCTGCCAACTTCTTCGTCGACAGTACGTCCCGATTATGTCGCAAATGTTTCGGAGTGATCCTCGGAATCGTTTCCGTCCTCAAGGAATGCGCGCGCGGAGAAGTCGCTTAACATTGGGGAACCGGTCGTTTCAATGAATTCCCGGACTTTTCTGTTATTTCTCTGCACCAGCAAAAAGGGGTTTCATGGATCAGCCAGATCCGTTCGGTTTTACCGGGCTTACCTACGACGACGTCCTGCTCCTGCCAGGCCACACCGACGTCATTCCCAGTGAAGCAGTGACAATGTCGCGGTTGACCCGAAGAATCAGCGTCGCGACGCCCCTGCTTTCGAGCGCCATGGATACGGTCACCGAAACCAGGATGGCCATCGCCATGGCCCGCGAAGGGGGGCTCGGTGTCCTGCACCGCAACCTGTCGATCGCGGACCAGGCCGAACAGGTCGATCTCGTCAAACGCAGCGAATCCGGGATGATTACCAATCCGGTAACAACTTCGCCGGAGGCCACCGTCGCGGACGTCGACGCCCTCTGCCGGCAGTTCCGGATCAGCGGACTCCCCGTCGTCGATGGAGACGGCGTGCTCGTCGGCATCATCACGAACCGCGATATGCGCTTCGTCACGGCCACCCAGAAGCACACGATGCGGGTGCGCGAGGTGATGACGCGGATGCCGCTCATTACCGGCAAGGTCGGCATGGCGCCGATGGACGCGGTGGCCATCTTCGCCACCCACAAGATCGAGAAGCTTCCCCTCGTCGACGACGCCGGCCGGCTCACCGGCCTGATCACCGTCAAGGACTTCGACAAGAGCGAGGAATACCCGCACGCGACGAAGGACGACGCCGGTCGGCTGCGCGTCGGCGCGGCCATCGGCTTCTTCGGCGACGCGTGGCAGCGCGCGACCGCGCTGCTCGACGCGGGGGTCGACGTGCTCGTCGTCGACACCGCCAACGGCGACAGCGCCGGCGTGCTCGAGATCATCCGCCGCCTCAAGACCGACCCCGCCTTCGCCGCCGTGGACGTCATCGGCGGCAACGTCGCCACCAGGAGCGGCGCCCAGGCGCTCATCGACGCGGGCGCGGACGCGATCAAGGTCGGCGTCGGCCCGGGCTCCATCTGCACGACCCGCATCGTCGCCGGCGTCGGCGTCCCCCAGATCACGGCGGTCTACCAGGCCTCCCTCGCCGCGCGTGAGACCGGGATCCCTGTCATCGCCGACGGCGGACTGCAGTACTCCGGTGACATCGCCAAGGCGCTCGTCGCCGGCGCGGACACCGTCATGCTCGGCTCGCTCCTCGCCGGCTGCGACGAGAGCCCGGGAGAACTCGTCTTCGTCAACGGCAAGCAGTTCAAGACTTACCGCGGCATGGGCTCGCTCGGCGCGCTGCAGACCCGCGGTAGCAAGACCTCATATTCGAAGGACCGCTACTTCCAGTCGGACGTCCCCTCCGACGACAAGCTCATCCCCGAGGGCATCGAGGGGCAGGTTCCGTACCGCGGTCCGGTATCCGCCGTCGCGTACCAGCTCATCGGCGGCCTCCGCCAGTCGATGTTCTACGTCGGCGCGCGCACGATCGACGAGCTCAAGCAGAAGGGCAAGTTCGTGCGGATCACCTCCGCCGGGCTCAAGGAGTCGCACCCGCACGACGTGCAGATCGTGGTCGAGGCCCCGAACTACCGCCGCTGACCGGGTCGCGCAGGCGCGCCCACCCGGGTGCCGCTCGCGGCTCAGGTTAGCGCGGCGATCCGCGAGACTGCCTCGCTGAGCACCTCGGGTGAGCAGCCGAAGTTGAGCCGGGCGAAACCGGCGCCGGGAGTGCCGAAGAGCAACCCGGGCAGCAGCGCGACCTTCGCACGCTCGAGGGCGACCGCCGCCGGATCATCGCCCCAGCCGAGCGAGCGCAGGTCCAGCCAGGCCAGATAGCCCGCGCGCGGCTGCTCGTAGCCGACCCCGCCGAGATGCGCGTCGAGGAGCCCGGCCAGCAGTCCCCGGTTCGCCTCGAGCGCGGCGAGCACGCCGTCGAGCCGCAGGCCGCCGTCGCGGAGCGCGGCTTCGAGGTCGTCGAGGTCGAGCGTCCAGCCGGTCTGGCCGTGCAGGAGCAGAACATCGACGACCCGGCCGCCCGCCGCGGGCACGAGGTCGAAGAACGCCGGGTAGACCGGGGGAGTGATCACGACCTCGTCGCCCGGCTCGAGGATCATCCGCAGCACCTCGACGACGGCCGAGCCCACTTCGTTCGTCACGACGACCTGCCGGGGGTCGACCGGCCAGCCCCAGCGGCGCGCGGCGAAGGCGGCGAACGCCTCGGCGAGCGGCTCAGCGGATGCGGCGTAGCCGGTGTCGCTCCGGCGCACGGCCTCGAACAAGGCGTCCCTGATCGGCTCGGCGAGCGGGTAGTCGAGTTCGGCGACGAAAAGAGGGAGCACGTCGTCGGGAACGCCCGCCACTTCAGGCTCGTGCGTTCGCGCAGCAGGGACAGCGGTTCGGCTTCAGCGTCTATGACAGCAGCGTGCACCTCCTGTGCTGCCGGCGCACCCGTCGCCCACCCGCCGCGCGACACCCCACGACAGTGCGGGCAGCGGATGGCGGGACGCGAGGGTCAGGGGACGGCGGCGGTGCCGTTCACGGTGGCGCTGTTGCCGCCGAAGTCGGTCACGGTCAGGTCGACCTGCAACCGGCTGCCGGAGGGGAGCCTGGCGAAGGCGTAGTGCAGGGCAGGGAGGTCGGCGTGGAGGCCGTAGTCGCTCGTGCCGACCCAGCTCTCGGTACCGTCGCCCTGCACGTTGAGCCGCTCGGGCACGATCATGCCGTCCGGGTCCGCGGTGAGCTCGCCGTAACTGCCGAGCTTGTCGTCATAGGCGAAGTAGGTCTCGTTGAGAATGTCTCCGCTCGCGCCGTCGAGGGTGAGGCTCAGGAGCACGTCCTGGTAGGTCTCTCCCGCGACGTCACCGGGCGAGTAGTACGCCATCGGAACGTCGATCGTGACGGAGCCGGACCCAGCCGTGGCAGTTCCCGTTTCGTTGCCGAGCTGCGCGTATGCGGGCGTCGTGTCGGTGCCGTCGGCCAGGGTGAGCTGGGTGAGGTCGTAACCGCCCTGCACCCGGCCCGACCCGCCTGCGTCCACCGTCGCCGCCCGCTCACCGAGGTAGGTGACCGAGCCGTCTGCCTCAATGAGGCCGTACCGGACGGATGCGCTCGCCGCGTTCCCGAGCCCGGCCGGGTCGAGTGTGGCGCTGATACTCAGGCCGTCCGCGCCGAAGGAGACTTCGGCGTCACCCCCGGTGAACCGGGCCTTCTCGGCGCCGGGGATCGCACCGCCGGCGGCGTAATAGGAGGTCAGGAAGTCGAGCCAGCCACCCGCGGTGCCGAGTGCGCGGTAGTCATCCGCGAAGTACGCTTTCTGGGGCGGGAAGTAGATCGACAGCCCGGTGGCACCCGCGGTGGACTGGCCGTCG
This genomic window contains:
- a CDS encoding ABC transporter substrate-binding protein; this encodes MIKSKHALRTAIVAGAGVIAVMLSGCASGGGSTATTTSAAAASSYTDAACASGASTDKSLVVGSILPITGSLAYLNPPELAGVGLAVSDINAAGGVGGKDACVLATDSGDSTDLTISTASAQKLIAAKVSVAIGAASSSVSLNVVDSFASAKIVQISPANTSAKLSGYGPFYFRTAPPDSVQGSALGQLITGDGNAKVAFLVFNDSYGTGLRDFTQASVEASGGTIVYGGKGNGQEFPPGQTTFSSEVTAAKATNPDAIVILAFDETKSIIPELKAQGVDLSKVYLSDGNTADYSKDFEAGTLTSAQGTIPGAYPADDFKAKLVSWYKDTQNAALGDFSYAPEAYDATTLSALAALKAKSTVSADIQAQLAAVSGASGKGTKCKSYAECAPLVTAGTDIQYVGQSGVGPFNSHNEPSSAFIGIYKFDKDNKPVWQSAIEGQTSY
- the guaB gene encoding IMP dehydrogenase gives rise to the protein MDQPDPFGFTGLTYDDVLLLPGHTDVIPSEAVTMSRLTRRISVATPLLSSAMDTVTETRMAIAMAREGGLGVLHRNLSIADQAEQVDLVKRSESGMITNPVTTSPEATVADVDALCRQFRISGLPVVDGDGVLVGIITNRDMRFVTATQKHTMRVREVMTRMPLITGKVGMAPMDAVAIFATHKIEKLPLVDDAGRLTGLITVKDFDKSEEYPHATKDDAGRLRVGAAIGFFGDAWQRATALLDAGVDVLVVDTANGDSAGVLEIIRRLKTDPAFAAVDVIGGNVATRSGAQALIDAGADAIKVGVGPGSICTTRIVAGVGVPQITAVYQASLAARETGIPVIADGGLQYSGDIAKALVAGADTVMLGSLLAGCDESPGELVFVNGKQFKTYRGMGSLGALQTRGSKTSYSKDRYFQSDVPSDDKLIPEGIEGQVPYRGPVSAVAYQLIGGLRQSMFYVGARTIDELKQKGKFVRITSAGLKESHPHDVQIVVEAPNYRR
- a CDS encoding aminotransferase class I/II-fold pyridoxal phosphate-dependent enzyme, whose product is MAGVPDDVLPLFVAELDYPLAEPIRDALFEAVRRSDTGYAASAEPLAEAFAAFAARRWGWPVDPRQVVVTNEVGSAVVEVLRMILEPGDEVVITPPVYPAFFDLVPAAGGRVVDVLLLHGQTGWTLDLDDLEAALRDGGLRLDGVLAALEANRGLLAGLLDAHLGGVGYEQPRAGYLAWLDLRSLGWGDDPAAVALERAKVALLPGLLFGTPGAGFARLNFGCSPEVLSEAVSRIAALT
- a CDS encoding ABC transporter ATP-binding protein, with product MVVPTGSPAPVLQATDLVAGYVPGVNILNGCNLDVYPGELIGIIGPNGAGKSTLLKALFGLVSVRSGSVTLKGEDITGFKANRLVQAGVGFVPQNNNVFPSLTIEENLQMGLYLRPKLLVERLDAIFDLFPALADRRTQRAGSLSGGERQSVAMARALMMDPSVLLLDEPSAGLSPVRQDETFIRTRRINKTGVTIVMVEQNARRCLQICDRGYVLDQGRNAYTGTGRELADDPKVIELYLGTLAKDVDAEKDEKPVSIA
- a CDS encoding branched-chain amino acid ABC transporter permease, with amino-acid sequence MNEFLTTLTAIAASAFSPSTAALAIAAIGLNIHFGYTGLLNMGQAGFMLVGAYAFAISIVAGIPLFPAVLIALVAAAVFALILGVPTLKLRGDYLAIVTISAAEIVRMIGRSSLLTDITGGSNGLTGQSYRGPFTDLSFLGDGQTTLGPFTYDNTGSNGWWIRLVAWSIVGILCLFVFLLMRSPWGRVLRGIREDEDAIRSLGKNVYSYKMQALILGGTIGALGGIIYVLPASVQADSMGRSMTFFVWTALLLGGAATVFGPVLGSIIFFALRLFVQGVAGQFVPDSIMNGQQAEQFSWILIGVVLMLVVIFRPQGVLGNKKELSFNVN
- a CDS encoding ABC transporter ATP-binding protein → MSTDLGVTAAPTAAAAAATASVAAVSPLPGVPKPDPILVVDNIVRQFGGMTAVNVPHLEVQRGIITALIGPNGAGKTTFFNLITGFDKPSSAPRLIGGPKSDHAARSMFNGRSVNNMGAAKVAQRGMVRTFQLTKALSRLTVLENMLLGAKDQPGENLFAAVIKPLWAAREREITAQAEDLLQRFKLLEKKNDMAGSLSGGQKKLLEMARALMSEPTMIMLDEPMAGVNPALTQSLLGHIKSLRDEGMTVLFVEHDMHMVRHISDWVVVMAEGKVVAEGPSATVMDDQAVIDAYLGAHHDTDLGDDSLLTDEVAEELAKEVELENRTEGDA
- a CDS encoding branched-chain amino acid ABC transporter permease, with product MQRTRTAGLLSSRRMLAGLLLIGVASLGLMGLGATSASAATAVPTTACVADATTGCIQGTIKQGNGDPAVGVRLTVTNGDTTENLVTDAAGKWGVAITVAGPSTVTLDATSLPSGNTLDPSIANPATVNGGLGRNAGTIFKLVSGESTGISTSAPSTGDSATSGSVTWERFLQQAASGIRLGLLLALASVGLSLIYGTTGLSNFAHGEQVTLGGLLAFVLANQLGLNLFLAAFLTVAVCAATGYFQDALIWKPLRKRGLPNTQLMIVTIGLSIALQYAFQFFIGAKTVRIDKANPVTVEIGPITLSVQSLWAMGIAVAVIILVGLFLLRSRIGRATRAVSDNPSLAAASGIDVDAIIRLVWTASAGLAGLAGVMLGLVLNGVNWQTGLQLLLLMFAAVTLGGLGTAFGALAGAMIIGMVVELTNLVLPGDFKYATALLILILVLLVRPQGIFGRRERIG